In Pseudomonas flavescens, the sequence GGCACTCAGCGTTACCTTGCCTTCGCTGGTTCCTCCGGCAAGCAGAGCGACCGCATCGACGACGAATTTCGGTCGGCGTTTTACGACGGGCTTCTCTGGCTCGACTTTCGCTGCATCGTGTTTGTTGGCTTCAGCTCTGGACATCGGCTCGCGACTGTCCGCGTGCTCTGCGCCTTGCTCTTGGACATGATCGTCACGGCGCCACTCGAAAAACTGGTCGCTGGCGTTACGCAGCGCGGCAGGCGTTTTGTTCTCACCGACGATACAAACAGTGGCGCCACGCTCTCGAAGCTTCCGGCAGAGATAGGCAAAGTCTGAGTCGCTTGTAACCAAGCAGAAGGTATCTGCACGGTGGTCAAAGAGGGCCTCCAGTGCATCGAGTGCCAGCGCGATATCCGAAGTGTTCTTGCCTGCCGCGTACTGATACTGAAGGCACGGCGTGAAAGCCAAACGCACCAAGGCTTCTTGCCACCTGTTCGCCAACGTGCCGTGGTTTCCGTATCCCCTGCGAAGTACAACGCGCCCGAATTGAGCGACGACACGAAGAGCATGCTCAAGTATTTCTGGGGATACATTGTCGCAGTCCACGAGGACAGCTACACGTGCCTCTCCTGCCGGAGTCAAAACCGCCATTCCTGCTCCTTGCTGAATTACATCAAATTGACAGGCATCCGATGATCTGCAGTTTCAGCCTGTCTCCCTCTGGATACTCAGACAATGCACATGGCCCGCAGAGCATGTCAACGTGCCACCTCTTTCCTATTGCTTCAGCCTGATTCAGTACAGGCTTTGGGCGTAATTTCCGCAGGGGAAATTGCACAAAAAAAATGTAGTGACTGCCTTTTTTTCCGCTCAGTAGCCTCGCTCCTACCTTAACTAAGATCAGGAACGCTACTGTTGACTCCCCCCTCAAGTCGCCCACCGAAGCTACTACCATTCTCCCCCACTGACCTGCTCACGCCTGATCAGGTGGCAGCAGCGCTGGGACTCTCCCACCGCCCCCTGGCAGCCTGGCGCAGCTCGCGTCGTGACCCGCTGCCCTACGTCAAGGTGGGTAGCCGTGTGCGCTATCGCCGCCAGGATGTGGCGTCTTATCTCGAAGCGCGCCGCCGCACTGAAGGCGGTGTGGCATGAGTGCCGAGTCGCTGGCGAAGGCCAAGCGCAAACCCGCTGTTATCGATCTGACCCAGCTCGATCCAGCGACGACACTGATTCGTATGCCCGAAGTAGAAAGCATCGTCGGGTTGGCCAGGCCGACCATCTACAAGCTGATGCGCCAACCGGAGAGTGGCTTTCCGCTGCCGGTAAAACTGAGCGACAGCACTGCCCGTGGCGCGCCAGTGGCCTGGGTTCTGAGCGAGGTTCAAACCTGGGTGCGTGCACGCATCGCGGCACGTGGGAGGGACGCGGCATGACACCGGTTTTTCTCCCTCACGAAGCCCTGGAAGCGCTGGACGAACTTGGCTCAGTCGCACCCAACAGAGAACGCCTGGCCAACCTGCGGAAACTCCGAGACCAAGCCCTCGACCGGGGCGCTCATGTGCTCGTGCTGATCTGGCCAACGCTGGCCTGGGGAATGCTGGCGGTAGAGACGCCAAGGGACGTGGTGATCAAGGACGCCAGGCAGTTGGTGCCCAACGTCATGGCCAACCCTGAGCTGCTGGAGCAGATGCATCAGAAAGCTCAGCTAGGCAAGCACCTCACCTGGCTAAAGCTCGAACACCCACCGACGACCCACTAACGAAAACGCCCCCGGCTGCAACCGGAGGCGTCTGAGGTAAATCACTGTGCCCAATTACTCTATGACAAGGCCCGGCGTCGTGCAATGCGCTCGTGGAAAGCGCCAGCTTGCGCTCTAGCATCCCCCAGACTAATCTGCCCATGTCGCTGCAAATTCAGTGACCGGGCTTGGCCGCTCGACTATCTCTAGGCGCACAGGCGCCCACCATCCGAAAGCAGGCGCTTTTTTTGTGCCTGCAACTTCGTGTTATGGCAGCTGTGCGTGGGACTCCTTCGGGGGTGCCGGGTGCCTAGAGTCCCGGTCGGCCAACCCGCGTACAGTTGCCACCCTAATTTGCTTGGCCGCAAACGATGGCAGCTCCCGAACTCTAGGAGCCTCACACCATGAAGCACACGCACGCCCTTTATACGTCCGTAACCTGCCCCACCGAATACCAGAACGGAGGCCAGCACCATGACTGACCTTCTCCCCCTGTCCAGCAACCCAACCACCACACCGGTGCTGCTGATCGACACCAACAACTCCTACCTCGACCTGCAGGAAAGCGCCACGCAACGCCTGAACGCCGTACGCGGCCTGCTGCACAGCCTCGCCGCCATGAAGATCACCCAGGCAGACGCCATCGACGTGCAGAACCTCAGTGAAGCCGCCTACCTGCTCACCGAAGATGCCTGCGACCTGGTCAGGGCCGCGCACAAGGCAGCGATGCGCGAGGTGCGTCGGAGCAAGGAGTAAGTCGCCAGGCGCTACGTAGCGAAGAATGCCGATCAGACGCCAAGGACGGCTCATGGGGACGTCGCCTCCGCCCGAACCAAAAACTTCTGCCTCAATAACGTCTCCCGGGTTATCGCGACCAGTTCATCGATCTGCATGTCGGGCATTTCCGGCATGTCGGAGAGGCAGAATCTGGCTGGGGAAGTGAGTGGGTCGCAGGGCAGGGTTTTCAGCAGGTGAGGACGAGCATTTCGCGGATCAGAGGTACGGGCAGGATGCTGATGGCATGGCTGGCCGAGACCAGTTTGGCCATGAAGCTCAGGGAATTGCTGGAGGGAAAGGCTTCCGACTGTGCGCTGCCGCCCTTCAGCCAGTTCTCGACCACTGAGTAGAGGGTCAAGGGGGCGGAGCGAACTGGCGGCACTGGCCGCACAAAAGGGGATGGGGCTTCGCGCCTGTGCCGTGCGCTATGGGCGTGTGAGCCTCGCGTGTGAGCGTAATGACAGCGGTACTTTGACTGATCGCCACTGGAGCTGGCACCCCTCCCTTGGCTTTACCAGGCGCAAATAATCCTCACAATCGTAAGGATTAACCTTGCCGGATGTGAACAATCACAAGAATCCGCACAGTCATGCGGATTTATTTGCCTAAGCAGCATTTACGTGCCAAATTCCTCACGATCATGAGGATTCTATATGCAGACGACTCTCAAAAACGCCACCGAGCTCGGCGCCCTTATTCGCCTCGCGCGCAAGGCCCAAAACATCCGTCAGGACGATGCCGCCGGTAGCATTGGCGTCAGCGAGAATTTCCTTGGCAAGGTCGAACGCGGCAGCGAGAGCGTGCAGTGGGGCAAGCTGTTTCAAGTACTCGAAGGTCTGGGTCTGCGACTGATTGTCGATCTGCCGGATGAAGTCGAAACACTACCCGGTGAGCACGACGCATGAGGCGCGAACTGCAGGCCTGGATCGGCGAACGTCTGGTCGGGCACCTCTACGATGAGAACGGCATCTGGCGTTTCAGTTATGCAGATGACTGGGACGCTTTCGACCTTTGTCCGAATCTACCGGCCAAGAGCCAAACCATCGTCGACGGCAGCAGCCACCGCCCAGTGCAGTGGTATTTCGACAACCTGCTGCCCGAGGAAGGCCAACGCCAATTGCTGGCCGGCGATGCCCGCCTGGACGCCAGCGACGCCTTTGCTCTGCTCGCTCATTACGGCGCCGAGTCGGCAGGCTCCTTGACCCTGCTCGCACCTGGGCAGCAGTTGCCGAAAGGCGAGTTGCGCCCCTTGGCAGACGCCGACCTGGCAAGGCGTATCGAAGCCGTGCCACGCCTGCCGCTGACCCACGAGGCGCAAAAACGCATGTCGCTGGCTGGTGCCCAGCACAAGCTGGCGGTGGTGCTCGATCAGGGCGAGCTGTACGAGCCGGTTGGCGCCTGGCCATCGACCCACATACTCAAACCCGATCACCCCGAGCGGGCCTTCGCACACTCGGTGATCAACGAATGGTTCACCATGCGCCTGGCTGCACGCGTCGGCCTTTCGGTACCCGAAGTCAGCCGCCGCTATGTGCCACAGCCGGTCTATCTGATCGAACGTTTCGACCGAAAGAAGCGCGGAGAAGAATGGCAACGCCTGCACAGCATCGATGCCTGCCAGATGCTCGCGCTGGATCGCCATTTCAAGTACCAGGCCGGTAGCATCGAACGCCTCACGGAGCTGCTGACGCTGACCACATCGCCAGCCGTGGCACGTACACGCCTGTTCGGCTGGCTGGTCTTCAACGTACTGGTCGGCAATACCGATGCTCATCTCAAGAACATCGGTTTTCTGGTCAGCGGCCGCGGTCAACAACTGGCACCGTTCTATGACCTGCTCTGCACTGCGGTCTTCGAGACCCGCGCTTTCGACCAGGATCGCTGGCCGCAGGCAACCACCCTGGCCTGGCCGATCCTCGGTGAAAGCCACTTGGCCCGCATTGACCGCAATCACCTGCTCGACGCCGCCGAAGCCCTTGGTATCAAACGCACACCTGCCAACGCGCAACTGCAACGCATGCAGGGACGTATAGTCGTCGAGGCGGATGCACTGTTGGCGGAAACGGAGCAGGAAAATGCAGCGCTTTCGGCAGGCCGCCCGGAGCTGCGCGCTACGTTTGCCGGTGAGATGCGCTGCCTACGGATGATACGGGCCCTGGTTGCGGAGCAGGCTGCCCGGCTGCGTTGAAGCAGAACGTGTGAAAAATCGCATTTCTTTTACATGTCATTGGCCTGTGCGGCATTAGCCTGCAGAGCAAACAACGCACTTCATGCATCTCGATAAAAAGATCAGGCGATCTCGTAACAATCACAACCTCGATACATCAGCAGCTTTAATTTCCTACGCTGTCATTCAATCCCACCCATAACCTCCGCCCCCACCAGAAACTTCTGCCGCAATAACGTCTCACGGGTTATCGCGACCAGCGCATCGATCTGCATGTCGGGCATTTCCGTCATGTAGGAGAGGCAGAACCTGGCTGGGGGAATGGGTGGGTCGCAAGGCAGGGTTTTCAGCAGGTTGAGGGCGAGCATTTCGCGGATCAGCGGTACGGGCAGGATGCCGATGGCGTGGCCGGCGGAGACCAGTTTGGCCATGAAGCTCAGGGAGTTGCTGGAGTGAAAGGCTTCCGACGGTGCGTTGCCGCCCTTCAGCCAGTTCTCGACCACCGAGTAGAGGGTCGAGGGGGCGGAGTGGCTGACGATGGGGTGGCCGGCCGCATGTTCCGGCAGGAAGGGGTCGGCGTCGATGGCCAGTTGCGGTGAGGCGACCCACTGGAAGGTCATCCAGCCGATGAAGATGTCGGTGACGTCTTCACGGGTGGCGGGGTTGGTGAGCAGCGCCAGGTCGAGTTCGTGGTCGTTGAGCTTGCGGTTGAGCACGGCACCGACGTCGATGGTGATTTCCAGGGTGATCTCGGGAAAGTGTGCCTTGATCTCGGCGATCACGGCGGTCAGGCCGACCATCGCCGAGCATTCGTCGGCGCCCAGGCGCAGCCTGCGGTGCTGCTTCTGCTTGGCGGCGAACTGCTCGAGTTTCACGCTGTTGTTGAGCGCCAGCTCGGCGTGGCGCAGGGCGATATGGCCATCGGCGGTGAGGGTCATGCGCTGTTTGCTGCGGTCGAACAGCTTGACGCTGAGCAGCGACTCCATCTCCCGAATGCGCGAGGAAATGGCCGGCTGGGTAAGGTGAAGGTGGCGTGATGCAGCATGTACACCGCCCAATCGGGCAGTCCAGTAGAAGGCCTCGATCTGCATCAGGGTAATACGCATGATAAAAATCTTCCCCTCTTCTGTTCGCTGATTTTTATTATCGCCAGAAAAACATGCTTGCTAGGATCGGGCTAACTTTCTTGCCCAGAACGAATAATTAAATAGCGCATGTATATTATCGAAGCACTTCCTGAAGCGATTGATCCAGAAGAACTTTCCGTTCTTTTGCGCGCCGAGCCCGCGACTATCGGGCACTTCATTACCACCGGCATATTGAGCCCACAGATACGGGCGCATTTCGAAAATCTGCGCACCGTTGGCACTGCCGTCACGGTGAAGATGCCCGGCGCCGACGGCGGGATCTTACATTACGCGATGGGTTGCGCGAGGCCTGGCGATTTTCTGGTGGTCGATCGCTGCGGCGAAAGCGTGACCGCTGCCATGGGCGGCGCCATGGCCTATGCCGCCAAGCAGGCGGGCATTGCCGGGATCGTCATCGACGGTTACGTCACCGATCTGGGCGAGATTCGTCAGCACGGCGTACCGGTCTGGTCCTGGGGCGCCAGCGCCATCACCACGCGGGTGAAGGGCGAGGAAGGCGAATTCTGTACCGCGGTGCAGTGCGGTGGCGTCGTAGTTCGGCCGGGTGATGCGGTGATAGCCGACGAGAACGGCATCGTTATCCTGCCACCCGCCCAGGCATTGGCCCTGGCCCGCCGCGCCATCGAGTTCCAGGAAAACGAGAAGCACACGCTGGCGCGCCTGGCTCGCGGCGAGAAGTTTCCCGACGTGGTGGGCTCGCGCCCGCTGATCGACGCGGCCATCGGCAAAGCACGCTGATAGCGCCGTTCCATCGATAAACCGGCATCACTGCGCGCAAGGTCAGGCGCCACGACAATTCCAATACTGACCCGCTGCACTCTTCATCAGGTTTCTGCCCCGTAGCTCCCCCAAAAGAACAACAGGACTACCATGAAACTGTACTCGCTCCCCAGGGTGATCCTGGCTGCGCTGGGCTGCTCGATTGGCGCCAGCGCGCTTGCGGACGATGCGTCGTCCATCCATTTCAATGTGGTCGGTGGCGGTAGCCACAACTACACCTTTCGCGCCGTCGAGCGACCGTTCTGGAATGAAACCCTGCCCGCCAACTCGGGCGGCAAGGTCACCGCACGCCTGATGGGCCTTTCGGAAAGCGGCCTCAAGGGCCCGGAGATGGTTCGCGTGCTGCGCTCCGGCGCTGTGGAGATCGGCATGGGCGTGTTCGCCTTCGTGGCGGGCGACGATGCCGCCTTCGAGGGCATCGACCTGCCCGGCATGGCCGCCGACATCGAGACTTCGCACAAGATCGCCAATGCCTACAAGCCGGTGCTGGAGGCACGCATGGCCGAGCGCCACGGCGTCAAGCTGCTGGCCACCGTGCCCTATACCGCGCAGGTGTTCTTCTGCCGCGATGCCGTGCATGGCCTCGACGATCTCAAGGGCCGCAAGGTCAGGGTACGTGGCCGCAACATGGCCGACATGGTCGGCGCACTCGGCGGTTCACCGGTTACGCTGCCGTTCGCCGAGGTGGTCACGGCGATGCAGACCGGCGTCATCGACTGCGCGGTAACCGGCATGGGCTCGGGCAATGCCGCCAAGTGGTACGACGTGGCGGGCCATGTCTACGATCTGCCGGTGGACTGGTCGATCGGTTTCTACGCCATGGGCCTGCAGCGCTGGCAACAGCTTTCCCCTCAGGTGCAGCAACTGCTGCAGACCCAGGCGCAGGTGCTGGAGGATGCCCTGTGGACGGAAACCGCCAGGGAGAACCGCTATGCGCTGGCCTGCAACACCGGTGCCGCCGACTGCCAGATTCACCACCCTGCCGACATGCAGGCCAATGCCCCCAGCGACGAGGAGCGCGCCAAGCTGCGCGCCGTGGTGCTGCGCATCGCCAATGACTGGGGCACGCGGTGCGGCGCCGACTGCGTGCAGCAGTGGAATGCCACGGCGGGCAAGGCGATCGGCATCAGCCTGAAAGATCCCTGAGCACGGCGAAGGCCTCGCCCGATGCGGCACTTGCCGCGCTGCCCTGCAACCGTTCGCGGAGAAACCTGCTCATGCAACGTACCGACACCCCGAGCCTGCGGCTCATCAATCGCATCGCCAAGGTCAGTGCCTGGGTGGGCGGCATAGCCCTGATGGGCTCGGCCCTGATGATCAGCATCGACCTGCTATTGCGCCGCCTGTTGGGCTTTTCCATGGGCGGCGCTGACGAGATCGCCGGCTACGTACTGGCCATCGTCAGCGCCTGGGCGTTCCCCATCGCGCTGCTCAAACGCTCCCACCTGCGCGTGGACATCATCTACTCGCGCCTGTCGCTCAAGCCCAAGGTCGGCTTGGATCTGCTGGCACTGGCTGGCATGGCGCTGTTCGTCGGCACGCTGCTGTTCCATGTCGGCGGGGTGCTGTGGGATTCCATCGCCTATCGCTCGATTTCCACCACGCCGCTGCAGGTGCCGCAGTGGATTCCCCAGTCACTGTGGTTCGCCGGGTACCTGTTCTTCGCCACCACCATCCTGGTGCTGGCCTACAACAGCGTGATTCAGCTGCGTCAGCAACGCTGGGCGGCGGCCAACGCACTGATCGGCATCAACTCCGTCGAGG encodes:
- a CDS encoding NYN domain-containing protein, which translates into the protein MAVLTPAGEARVAVLVDCDNVSPEILEHALRVVAQFGRVVLRRGYGNHGTLANRWQEALVRLAFTPCLQYQYAAGKNTSDIALALDALEALFDHRADTFCLVTSDSDFAYLCRKLRERGATVCIVGENKTPAALRNASDQFFEWRRDDHVQEQGAEHADSREPMSRAEANKHDAAKVEPEKPVVKRRPKFVVDAVALLAGGTSEGKVTLSALGQYLKRTDPAFSPNSYGHSGLLDMTRTYDLLNLVQETGGHWSVGLAVNEREREIRPCQ
- a CDS encoding helix-turn-helix domain-containing protein — translated: MTPPSSRPPKLLPFSPTDLLTPDQVAAALGLSHRPLAAWRSSRRDPLPYVKVGSRVRYRRQDVASYLEARRRTEGGVA
- a CDS encoding helix-turn-helix transcriptional regulator, whose translation is MPEVESIVGLARPTIYKLMRQPESGFPLPVKLSDSTARGAPVAWVLSEVQTWVRARIAARGRDAA
- a CDS encoding helix-turn-helix domain-containing protein, which produces MQTTLKNATELGALIRLARKAQNIRQDDAAGSIGVSENFLGKVERGSESVQWGKLFQVLEGLGLRLIVDLPDEVETLPGEHDA
- a CDS encoding HipA domain-containing protein, whose protein sequence is MRRELQAWIGERLVGHLYDENGIWRFSYADDWDAFDLCPNLPAKSQTIVDGSSHRPVQWYFDNLLPEEGQRQLLAGDARLDASDAFALLAHYGAESAGSLTLLAPGQQLPKGELRPLADADLARRIEAVPRLPLTHEAQKRMSLAGAQHKLAVVLDQGELYEPVGAWPSTHILKPDHPERAFAHSVINEWFTMRLAARVGLSVPEVSRRYVPQPVYLIERFDRKKRGEEWQRLHSIDACQMLALDRHFKYQAGSIERLTELLTLTTSPAVARTRLFGWLVFNVLVGNTDAHLKNIGFLVSGRGQQLAPFYDLLCTAVFETRAFDQDRWPQATTLAWPILGESHLARIDRNHLLDAAEALGIKRTPANAQLQRMQGRIVVEADALLAETEQENAALSAGRPELRATFAGEMRCLRMIRALVAEQAARLR
- a CDS encoding LysR family transcriptional regulator, which translates into the protein MRITLMQIEAFYWTARLGGVHAASRHLHLTQPAISSRIREMESLLSVKLFDRSKQRMTLTADGHIALRHAELALNNSVKLEQFAAKQKQHRRLRLGADECSAMVGLTAVIAEIKAHFPEITLEITIDVGAVLNRKLNDHELDLALLTNPATREDVTDIFIGWMTFQWVASPQLAIDADPFLPEHAAGHPIVSHSAPSTLYSVVENWLKGGNAPSEAFHSSNSLSFMAKLVSAGHAIGILPVPLIREMLALNLLKTLPCDPPIPPARFCLSYMTEMPDMQIDALVAITRETLLRQKFLVGAEVMGGIE
- a CDS encoding RraA family protein gives rise to the protein MYIIEALPEAIDPEELSVLLRAEPATIGHFITTGILSPQIRAHFENLRTVGTAVTVKMPGADGGILHYAMGCARPGDFLVVDRCGESVTAAMGGAMAYAAKQAGIAGIVIDGYVTDLGEIRQHGVPVWSWGASAITTRVKGEEGEFCTAVQCGGVVVRPGDAVIADENGIVILPPAQALALARRAIEFQENEKHTLARLARGEKFPDVVGSRPLIDAAIGKAR
- a CDS encoding TRAP transporter substrate-binding protein; translated protein: MKLYSLPRVILAALGCSIGASALADDASSIHFNVVGGGSHNYTFRAVERPFWNETLPANSGGKVTARLMGLSESGLKGPEMVRVLRSGAVEIGMGVFAFVAGDDAAFEGIDLPGMAADIETSHKIANAYKPVLEARMAERHGVKLLATVPYTAQVFFCRDAVHGLDDLKGRKVRVRGRNMADMVGALGGSPVTLPFAEVVTAMQTGVIDCAVTGMGSGNAAKWYDVAGHVYDLPVDWSIGFYAMGLQRWQQLSPQVQQLLQTQAQVLEDALWTETARENRYALACNTGAADCQIHHPADMQANAPSDEERAKLRAVVLRIANDWGTRCGADCVQQWNATAGKAIGISLKDP
- a CDS encoding TRAP transporter small permease subunit, producing the protein MQRTDTPSLRLINRIAKVSAWVGGIALMGSALMISIDLLLRRLLGFSMGGADEIAGYVLAIVSAWAFPIALLKRSHLRVDIIYSRLSLKPKVGLDLLALAGMALFVGTLLFHVGGVLWDSIAYRSISTTPLQVPQWIPQSLWFAGYLFFATTILVLAYNSVIQLRQQRWAAANALIGINSVEEEIEEESHSGRPHDITREGR